The Panicum hallii strain FIL2 chromosome 9, PHallii_v3.1, whole genome shotgun sequence genome has a window encoding:
- the LOC112878232 gene encoding phosphatidylinositol transfer protein PDR16-like: MFRRRHTSHFDSTDADQRKAKINELKDALGPLSARGEKYCTVACLARYLEARNWNVAKARKMLEESLKWRAAYRPEDIRWPEVSVEAETGKMYRASFQDRERRTVIVMAPAKQNTSVHEGQIRFLVYTLENAVLNLPEGQEKMVWLIDFTGWTMANAVPIKTARETANILQNHYPERLAVALLFNPPKVFEAFWKVIKYFLDPRSIEKVKFVYLKDEESMKVMHKYIDPKVLPVEFGGKNDVVYNHEEYSELMTKDDIKTANIWAEDAKTDHANDVISGPLVPEVTPLPSLITT, encoded by the exons ATGTTTAGGAGAAGGCACACCTCTCATTTCGATTCTACTGATGCAGATCAGCGAAAAGCAAAG ATCAATGAACTGAAAGATGCACTTGGGCCTTTGTCTGCCCGCGGTGAGAAGTACTGCACTGTAGCATGCTTGGCAAGATATCTAGAAGCCCGCAACTGGAATGTTGCCAAGGCTAGAAAAATGTTGGAAGAAAGTCTCAAGTGGAGGGCAGCTTACAGGCCGGAAGATATTCGCTGG CCTGAAGTTTCTGTTGAAGCGGAAACAGGTAAAATGTACAGGGCAAGTTTTCAAGATAGAGAGCGGCGAACTGTTATTGTTATGGCACCGGCAAAGCAG AATACATCGGTTCATGAAGGGCAGATACGGTTCCTTGTATATACTTTAGAGAATGCTGTCCTGAACCTGCCTGAAGGTCAAGAGAAAATGGTCTGGCTGATAGACTTCACAGGATGGACAATGGCAAATGCTGTTCCTATAAAGACTGCCCGAGAAACTGCAAATATCCTGCAAAATCATTACCCTGAGAGGCTGGCCGTTGCACTTCTATTTAATCCCCCGAAAGTATTCGAAGCGTTTTGGAAG GTTATCAAGTATTTCCTTGACCCAAGATCGATCGAGAAGGTGAAGTTCGTGTACCTGAAGGATGAGGAGAGCATGAAGGTCATGCACAAGTACATTGACCCAAAAGTCCTTCCTGTTGAGTTTGGGGGCAAGAACGATGTGGTTTACAACCATGAGGAGTACTCTGAGTTGATGACAAAAGATGACATCAAAACTGCTAACATTTGGGCAGAAGATGCAAAAACTGACCATGCTAACGATGTCATCAGTGGGCCCTTGGTTCCTGAGGTCACCCCTCTGCCGTCACTAATTACTACTTAA